The nucleotide sequence CGGCCTCGACCACCACGGCGGCGTCGGCCGGCTTCATGAAGAAGAACGGCGGTTCGCGGCCGGTGAAGCCCATTTCCTTGGCGTGATCTTCGTAATTGCGGCCCACGCAGTAGATGCGGTGCACCGGGAAGCGGGCGGTCTGTCCGACGACGGGAACGGAAACGGTCGCGGGCGGGGCGAAGACGAACTCGGAGGCCATGGAAAAGTATCCTTTGGAGGCGAAGCGGGAGAGGGGGAAGCCGGCAGTGTGCCAGAGGCGCCGGCCGGCCGCCGGGGCGCCGAGGGCGGCCATCGGGGTATGCGGGCCGAGGTGCCGCGTTCAGGGCGCAGAATACGGCCCGTTTTCCGCCCCCGACCGCTTCGCTCCTCCTCATGCCCCTTCGATTCGGAAAAGCCGGCAAGGCCCAGGCCTGCAACGATCTCGGCAACACGCGCCAGGACGATGGCGACGAGGACGGCGCGCTGCAGGCCTATGCCGAGGCCAGCAGCCACCGTCCCGACTGGGCCGTGCCCTGGTACAACGCCGGCCTGATCCACAAGTACCGCGGCGACTGGGCCGCCTCGCTCGAGGCCAATGCGCGCGCCGTGCAGTGCGACCCGGGCAACGAGGGCGCGGTCTGGAACCTCGGCATCGCCGCCACCGCGCTCGGCGACTGGGCCACGGCGCGGCGCGCCTGGCGCCTCTACGGCATTCCGCTGGCCGAGGGCGAGGGCCCGGTCGACCATTTCGCCGGCCTGGCGCCGATCCGCGTGCATGGCGACGAGGCCAGCGAGGTGCTGTGGGCCGACCGCATCGATCCCGCGCGCGCGATCCTGCGCAACGTGCCCTTGCCCAGCTCGGGCCACCGCTACGGCGATCTCGTGCTGCACGACGGCGCGCCCAACGGCTACCGGCTGCACCAGGGGCGCGAGGTGGCGGTGTTGGACGCGCTCGCGCTGATCGCGCCCTCCGACTACGCCACCTTCGAGCTCTGGATCGAGGGAGCGTCGCAGGAAGAGGTAGACACCCTGATCGCGCGCTTCCATGAAGCCGGCGACGGCGCCGAGAACTGGAGCCTGGGCATTCGCATGCTCTGCGCGGCCTGCTCCGAAGGCCGGCCGTACGGGGACGGCGAAGGCCACGAACATCCGGCCGACCAGACCGTGGGCCCGCGCGGGCCCTGGCGCCTGGGCCTGGCCGCGCGCGGGGAGAGCGCCGCGCGCGCCCCGCTCGACGCCTGGCAACGGGAACATCCCGCGGCCACCCTTCGCGACCTGCGCTGCGTGCTTGCCGCAGTGCCCCGCTCCTGAATCGCACCGACGCTATCCTCGAAACCATGACCATGAAGCTGCACAACTACTTCCGCTCCTCCTCCTCGTTCCGCGTTCGCATCGCGCTCAACCTCAAGGGGCTCGACTACGAATACATCCCCGTGCACATCGCGCGCGGCGAGCACCGCACCGGTCCGTACGCGGCGATCTCGGCCGACAACCTGGTGCCGCTGCTCGAGGATGACGGCGAGCGCTTCTCGCAGTCGCTGGCGATCATGGAGTACCTCGACGAGGTGCATCCCGAGCCGCCGCTGCTGCCGAGCGATCCCGCGGGCCGCGCCCATGTGCGCGCGCTGGCGCAGTCGATCGCCTGCGAGATCCATCCGCTGAACAACCTGCGCGTGCTCAAGTACCTCGTGAAGGACCTGAAGCTCGACGAGGAAGCCAAGAACGCCTGGTACCGCCACTGGGTGCGCGACGGCATGCTGGCCTTCGAGCGCCAGCTCGCACAGCAGCCCGCCAGCACCTTCTGCTGGGGCGACAAGCCCACCCTGGCCGACTGCTGCCTGGTGCCGCAGGTCTTCAACGGCCGCCGCTTCGACTGCGACTTCAGCGGCCTGCCGCGCAGCATGGCGGCCTTCGACGCCTGCATGCAGCTCGACGCCTTCCAGCGCGCGCAGCCCTCGCAGTCGCCCGACGCGGAGGCCTGATGGCGCTGCCCTGGCTGGTGCCCGACTGGCCGGTGCCGGCCCACGTGCGCGCCGTCTGCACCACGCGCGAGGGTGGTGTTTCGCAGGGGCCCGAGGGGCGTTACGCCAGCCTCAACCTCGGCGACCACGTCGGCGACGACGCGGCCCATGTCGCGGCCAACCGCGCGCGGCTGCGCGAGGCGATCGGCGCGCGGCCGGTGTTCCTGCAGCAGGTGCACGGCACGGGCGTGGTGTCGCTCGACGCGGCGGGCGTGGCCGACGGCACCGCGGCCGATGCCTGCACCGCCACGGTGGCGGGCGCGGCCTGCACGATCATGGTCGCCGACTGCCTGCCGGTGCTGTTCTGCGATACCGAGGGCCGGCGCGTGGCGGCCGCCCATGCGGGCTGGCGCGGGCTCGCGGGCGGGGTGCTGGAGCAGGCCTTCCGCGCCTTCGAGGACGACGGGCAGTCCGGCGGCGACGTCATCGCCTGGCTCGGCCCCTGCATCGGCCCGTCGGCCTTCGAGGTCGGCGCCGAGGTCAAGGCCGCCTTCGAGGC is from Variovorax paradoxus and encodes:
- the pgeF gene encoding peptidoglycan editing factor PgeF: MALPWLVPDWPVPAHVRAVCTTREGGVSQGPEGRYASLNLGDHVGDDAAHVAANRARLREAIGARPVFLQQVHGTGVVSLDAAGVADGTAADACTATVAGAACTIMVADCLPVLFCDTEGRRVAAAHAGWRGLAGGVLEQAFRAFEDDGQSGGDVIAWLGPCIGPSAFEVGAEVKAAFEAHAPEAAGCFRPGAAPGKWLADLPALARQRLRALGIERIHGNDGGDAWCTVRNASGFFSHRRDGVSGRFAALVWKV
- a CDS encoding tetratricopeptide repeat protein → MPLRFGKAGKAQACNDLGNTRQDDGDEDGALQAYAEASSHRPDWAVPWYNAGLIHKYRGDWAASLEANARAVQCDPGNEGAVWNLGIAATALGDWATARRAWRLYGIPLAEGEGPVDHFAGLAPIRVHGDEASEVLWADRIDPARAILRNVPLPSSGHRYGDLVLHDGAPNGYRLHQGREVAVLDALALIAPSDYATFELWIEGASQEEVDTLIARFHEAGDGAENWSLGIRMLCAACSEGRPYGDGEGHEHPADQTVGPRGPWRLGLAARGESAARAPLDAWQREHPAATLRDLRCVLAAVPRS
- the maiA gene encoding maleylacetoacetate isomerase, with the protein product MKLHNYFRSSSSFRVRIALNLKGLDYEYIPVHIARGEHRTGPYAAISADNLVPLLEDDGERFSQSLAIMEYLDEVHPEPPLLPSDPAGRAHVRALAQSIACEIHPLNNLRVLKYLVKDLKLDEEAKNAWYRHWVRDGMLAFERQLAQQPASTFCWGDKPTLADCCLVPQVFNGRRFDCDFSGLPRSMAAFDACMQLDAFQRAQPSQSPDAEA